One Anoplopoma fimbria isolate UVic2021 breed Golden Eagle Sablefish chromosome 2, Afim_UVic_2022, whole genome shotgun sequence DNA window includes the following coding sequences:
- the csrp3 gene encoding cysteine and glycine-rich protein 3 isoform X1, protein MPNWGGGTKCSACEKTVYHAEEIQCNGRSFHKTCFICMSCRKGLDSTTMAAHESEIYCKSCYGKKYGPKGYGYGQGAGALSSDPPRHAGLQRHDSKPRPAPSHSTDNKSSPKFGCSDRCPRCSKAVYAAEKVMGAGKPWHKTCFRCLLCGKSLDSATVTDKDGELYCKVCYAKNFGPKGFGLGNAAMLE, encoded by the exons aTGCCAAACTGGGGAGGAGGCACCAAGTGTTCGGCCTGTGAGAAGACGGTGTACCATGCGGAGGAGATCCAGTGTAATGGGAGGAGCTTCCACAAGACCTGTTTCATCTGCA TGAGCTGCAGGAAAGGGCTGGACAGCACCACGATGGCGGCGCACGAGTCTGAGATTTACTGCAAGTCCTGCTACGGCAAGAAATATGGGCCAAAAGGCTACGGTTACGGGCAAGGAGCTGGAGCTCTGAGCTCTGATCCTCCTCGACATGCGGGCCTGCAGCGTCATGA CTCTAAACCAAGACCAGCTCCCTCACACTCTACTGACAATAAATCTTCCCCGAAGTTTGGATGTTCAGACCGCTGCCCTCGCTGCTCCAAAGCCGTCTACGCAGCTGAGAAGGTGATGGGAGCAGGGAAG ccctGGCATAAAACCTGTTTCCGCTGCCTCCTGTGTGGTAAAAGCCTGGACTCGGCCACAGTGACGGACAAGGATGGAGAACTGTACTGtaaag TTTGTTACGCCAAAAACTTCGGGCCTAAAGGGTTTGGGCTGGGGAACGCTGCCATGTTGGAGTAA
- the csrp3 gene encoding cysteine and glycine-rich protein 3 isoform X3: protein MPNWGGGTKCSACEKTVYHAEEIQCNGRSFHKTCFICMSCRKGLDSTTMAAHESEIYCKSCYGKKYGPKGYGYGQGAGALSSDPPRHAGLQRHEPAPSHSTDNKSSPKFGCSDRCPRCSKAVYAAEKVMGAGKPWHKTCFRCLLCGKSLDSATVTDKDGELYCKVCYAKNFGPKGFGLGNAAMLE from the exons aTGCCAAACTGGGGAGGAGGCACCAAGTGTTCGGCCTGTGAGAAGACGGTGTACCATGCGGAGGAGATCCAGTGTAATGGGAGGAGCTTCCACAAGACCTGTTTCATCTGCA TGAGCTGCAGGAAAGGGCTGGACAGCACCACGATGGCGGCGCACGAGTCTGAGATTTACTGCAAGTCCTGCTACGGCAAGAAATATGGGCCAAAAGGCTACGGTTACGGGCAAGGAGCTGGAGCTCTGAGCTCTGATCCTCCTCGACATGCGGGCCTGCAGCGTCATGA ACCAGCTCCCTCACACTCTACTGACAATAAATCTTCCCCGAAGTTTGGATGTTCAGACCGCTGCCCTCGCTGCTCCAAAGCCGTCTACGCAGCTGAGAAGGTGATGGGAGCAGGGAAG ccctGGCATAAAACCTGTTTCCGCTGCCTCCTGTGTGGTAAAAGCCTGGACTCGGCCACAGTGACGGACAAGGATGGAGAACTGTACTGtaaag TTTGTTACGCCAAAAACTTCGGGCCTAAAGGGTTTGGGCTGGGGAACGCTGCCATGTTGGAGTAA
- the csrp3 gene encoding cysteine and glycine-rich protein 3 isoform X4, with amino-acid sequence MPNWGGGTKCSACEKTVYHAEEIQCNGRSFHKTCFICMSCRKGLDSTTMAAHESEIYCKSCYGKKYGPKGYGYGQGAGALSSDPPRHAGLQRHEPAPSHSTDNKSSPKFGCSDRCPRCSKAVYAAEKPWHKTCFRCLLCGKSLDSATVTDKDGELYCKVCYAKNFGPKGFGLGNAAMLE; translated from the exons aTGCCAAACTGGGGAGGAGGCACCAAGTGTTCGGCCTGTGAGAAGACGGTGTACCATGCGGAGGAGATCCAGTGTAATGGGAGGAGCTTCCACAAGACCTGTTTCATCTGCA TGAGCTGCAGGAAAGGGCTGGACAGCACCACGATGGCGGCGCACGAGTCTGAGATTTACTGCAAGTCCTGCTACGGCAAGAAATATGGGCCAAAAGGCTACGGTTACGGGCAAGGAGCTGGAGCTCTGAGCTCTGATCCTCCTCGACATGCGGGCCTGCAGCGTCATGA ACCAGCTCCCTCACACTCTACTGACAATAAATCTTCCCCGAAGTTTGGATGTTCAGACCGCTGCCCTCGCTGCTCCAAAGCCGTCTACGCAGCTGAGAAG ccctGGCATAAAACCTGTTTCCGCTGCCTCCTGTGTGGTAAAAGCCTGGACTCGGCCACAGTGACGGACAAGGATGGAGAACTGTACTGtaaag TTTGTTACGCCAAAAACTTCGGGCCTAAAGGGTTTGGGCTGGGGAACGCTGCCATGTTGGAGTAA
- the csrp3 gene encoding cysteine and glycine-rich protein 3 isoform X2 yields MPNWGGGTKCSACEKTVYHAEEIQCNGRSFHKTCFICMSCRKGLDSTTMAAHESEIYCKSCYGKKYGPKGYGYGQGAGALSSDPPRHAGLQRHDSKPRPAPSHSTDNKSSPKFGCSDRCPRCSKAVYAAEKVMGAGKPWHKTCFRCLLCGKSLDSATVTDKDGELYFCYAKNFGPKGFGLGNAAMLE; encoded by the exons aTGCCAAACTGGGGAGGAGGCACCAAGTGTTCGGCCTGTGAGAAGACGGTGTACCATGCGGAGGAGATCCAGTGTAATGGGAGGAGCTTCCACAAGACCTGTTTCATCTGCA TGAGCTGCAGGAAAGGGCTGGACAGCACCACGATGGCGGCGCACGAGTCTGAGATTTACTGCAAGTCCTGCTACGGCAAGAAATATGGGCCAAAAGGCTACGGTTACGGGCAAGGAGCTGGAGCTCTGAGCTCTGATCCTCCTCGACATGCGGGCCTGCAGCGTCATGA CTCTAAACCAAGACCAGCTCCCTCACACTCTACTGACAATAAATCTTCCCCGAAGTTTGGATGTTCAGACCGCTGCCCTCGCTGCTCCAAAGCCGTCTACGCAGCTGAGAAGGTGATGGGAGCAGGGAAG ccctGGCATAAAACCTGTTTCCGCTGCCTCCTGTGTGGTAAAAGCCTGGACTCGGCCACAGTGACGGACAAGGATGGAGAACTGTACT TTTGTTACGCCAAAAACTTCGGGCCTAAAGGGTTTGGGCTGGGGAACGCTGCCATGTTGGAGTAA